Genomic DNA from Candidatus Cloacimonadota bacterium:
TTTTACGTAGCAATGCGCTTACAGCTTTTGAGAACAATGCACTCTGGCACGAGCGAGATATCAGCCACTCCTCTGCTGAAAGAATCATTATTCCGGATTCTACTACGCTAGTGCACTATATGCTTTTTAAAACAACATGTCTCATTAAAAATCTTGCGGTTTTTCCTGCAAAGATGAAGCAGAATATTGATTTGACAAATGGACTTATCTTCAGTCAATCGGTTCTTCTCGCGCTTGCTACAAAAGGTGTCTCTCGGGAGAAAGCATACTATATCGTACAGAGAGCTGCAATGGAATGTTGGAAAACAGCAAAGGACTTTGCAAAAATCTTGTTACGCGATAAAGAATTTACCAAATTACTCAATGAAGATGAGTTAAGTTCATTATTTAACATGGATAAATTTACCAATAATGTCGATGCAATATTCACAAGAGTGTTTAATAATTAATTCAATAAATAATATAAGTTTTACATAGGAGTATTTGTGCGAAAAGCAATGATATATGTAACTTTGAAACCTGAAGTCCTTGATCCACAAGGCAAAGTTATCATGAATGCACTTCACACGCTTGGATATCATAATGTGTCCGAAGTTCGAGCCAGCAAGATGTTCGAGGTTG
This window encodes:
- the purS gene encoding phosphoribosylformylglycinamidine synthase subunit PurS: MIYVTLKPEVLDPQGKVIMNALHTLGYHNVSEVRASKMFEVVIDVDKEADIAREIDEICDKVLANPNIETYRYDIHDE